The following DNA comes from Mesotoga sp. Brook.08.105.5.1.
GACCTCTGTATCACCCAGAGTTATGGTTGCGAGCGTAGACGAGGCTTACATAGATCTCAGCTTTCACACTAAACTGGAGGAGTCGATTAACAGATTCATTTCCTTTAAGAGAGATTTGAAGGAGAGATTCGGAATAACCGCCTCGGTTGGAATCTCGGTAAATCCGATCATATCTAAAATCGCCAGTGATTACTCCAAGCCAAACGGATTCGTAGTGGTCAAAGACGGCATGGAAAGAGAGTTCCTGAATGAGATACCCGTAAAGGACGTTCCGGGAATCGGAAAGCACACGTTGATAAAGCTCGAATCCATGGGATACAAAATGACAGGTGAGCTTTTGGAAGGGTTGGAAAAGTCTCCCATGGATCTGTACACGATGTTTGGAAATGCCTTCATGGGATTTCTGCAAAGCCTTACTAAAAACCGGTTTTCAAGGAAGGAGTTTTTCAAAGAAGAGAGACCGAAGTCCGTGGGTCATTCTATGACGCTATCGGGTGATATTAATGATTTCGATCTTATCGTGAGAGTAACAAACTTCCTGTCGGCAAGGGTAATCTACAGACTTGGAAGATACAAGATGGAAAGCTCAGGGGTCAGCCTGTTCCTAAGATATGCTGACAGGAGTTCAAAGGCTCTTTCAAAGAGGCTGAACTTCACGATATCCTCGATCAAAGACATGACGGAGATCACCCCGTGGCTTATTAGTTCAATCTGGAACGGAACGGCCGTCAGAGCTATCGGAATATCCTGTTGGGCCCTTAGTGAAAAGAAAAATCAAAGACAGCTATCCCTATTTGAAAAGGAAAGAGAACTGCTCGAAACCGTGCTGGAAATAGAGAGGAAATTCGGAGAATACTCGATATTTCCGGGAAATATACTATTCCTCCCCGATATCAGAAAGCTTGAGAAACCTTCTGATCTCCATTACCAGGGCTTCTGCCGTCGCGAGGTTAGTTGCTAACGGTTTGTTATGAACATCACACACTCTTAGAAGGGCGCTCACATCAGGCTCATGGGGTTGTGCGGTGAGCGGATCTCTTAAAAAGATGACGAAGTCTATCTCGTCATTGGCGATGAGAGCGCCTATCTGGAGGTCACCACCCAGCGGGCCGGACTTGAATGAAG
Coding sequences within:
- a CDS encoding DNA polymerase IV — protein: MIALKGIPYVSHIDMDAFFASIEQAANPTLKGKPIAVTGIGKRHSVVTSASYEAKRLGVKSGMAFFEALKLCPDLIAVGVQSKKYGYISKEIMKMMTSVSPRVMVASVDEAYIDLSFHTKLEESINRFISFKRDLKERFGITASVGISVNPIISKIASDYSKPNGFVVVKDGMEREFLNEIPVKDVPGIGKHTLIKLESMGYKMTGELLEGLEKSPMDLYTMFGNAFMGFLQSLTKNRFSRKEFFKEERPKSVGHSMTLSGDINDFDLIVRVTNFLSARVIYRLGRYKMESSGVSLFLRYADRSSKALSKRLNFTISSIKDMTEITPWLISSIWNGTAVRAIGISCWALSEKKNQRQLSLFEKERELLETVLEIERKFGEYSIFPGNILFLPDIRKLEKPSDLHYQGFCRREVSC
- a CDS encoding methylglyoxal synthase; translation: MSEKPRVALIAHDKKKIDLIMFVREHVDVFRECTLFATSTTGNILREKVKLELTSFKSGPLGGDLQIGALIANDEIDFVIFLRDPLTAQPHEPDVSALLRVCDVHNKPLATNLATAEALVMEIRRFLKLSDIGEE